In the Drosophila takahashii strain IR98-3 E-12201 chromosome 3R, DtakHiC1v2, whole genome shotgun sequence genome, one interval contains:
- the Nil gene encoding protein phosphatase 1B, with translation MGGFLEKPETEKHVEQGSGNNLRYCVSSMQGWRLEMEDAHSAVCSLKKDYELWSFFAVFDGHAGNRISQYCAEHLLETIMQADEFSKLRYEAGIREGFLQLDEDMRQIYQHKPGGSTAVCVFISPDRIYLANCGDSRAVISQNGIAAIYTIDHKPFSPREKERIQNAGGSVMIKRVNGTLAVSRALGDFDFKNNSSRPSVDQMVSPEPDIIVCERSQQDEFIVIACDGIWDVMSSTEVCEFIGSRLLVTYDLPLIVNSVMDICLHKGSRDNMTLLLLLLPGAPTIDMDAVKAERNLDQRIAQMTREVIERHEVTDFETLIRLMKRMAINIPNLPPGGGIYAKYHIIEQVFHEKFPDAPAEINDYFTM, from the coding sequence ATGGGAGGCTTTTTGGAGAAACCGGAAACGGAAAAGCATGTGGAACAGGGTTCCGGGAACAACCTGCGATATTGCGTGAGTTCCATGCAAGGCTGGCGCTTGGAAATGGAGGACGCCCACTCGGCTGTTTGCAGCTTGAAGAAGGACTATGAACTCTGGTCCTTCTTTGCGGTATTCGATGGCCATGCCGGTAATCGAATATCACAGTATTGTGCGGAACACCTTCTAGAGACCATAATGCAAGCTGATGAGTTCTCCAAGCTGAGATATGAGGCCGGGATACGAGAGGGCTTTCTGCAGCTGGACGAGGATATGCGGCAGATATATCAGCACAAGCCAGGTGGATCGACGGCCGTATGTGTCTTCATCTCGCCGGACAGAATATATTTGGCCAATTGTGGGGATTCACGGGCTGTGATATCGCAAAATGGAATAGCTGCCATCTACACCATTGATCACAAACCATTTTCGCCCAGGGAAAAGGAGCGAATTCAAAATGCCGGCGGCAGTGTGATGATAAAAAGAGTCAATGGCACTTTGGCTGTGTCGCGAGCTCTGGGcgactttgattttaaaaacaatagcTCCAGGCCCTCCGTCGATCAGATGGTGTCTCCCGAACCAGATATCATAGTTTGCGAGCGTTCCCAACAGGATGAGTTTATCGTAATCGCCTGCGATGGCATTTGGGACGTGATGAGCAGCACCGAGGTCTGTGAATTCATTGGTTCTCGCCTCTTGGTGACCTATGACCTGCCGCTGATTGTGAACAGCGTGATGGACATCTGCCTGCACAAGGGCAGCCGGGATAATATGACCCTGCTTTTGTTACTTTTGCCCGGCGCACCGACCATCGATATGGATGCCGTTAAGGCCGAACGGAATCTCGATCAGAGAATTGCTCAAATGACGAGGGAAGTGATAGAGAGGCACGAAGTAACCGACTTTGAAACTCTCATTCGTCTGATGAAGAGGATGGCCATAAATATTCCAAATCTGCCACCAGGCGGCGGCATTTATGCTAAATACCATATCATTGAGCAGGTTTTCCACGAGAAATTCCCTGATGCGCCGGCTGaaattaatgattattttaccATGTAA